A region of the Marinifilum sp. JC120 genome:
TAAATGGCCTGAATATGTCCACATCTGCAAAAAAGGAGTTTCGTTCGATGCGCGGCCCCATGTTCTCTCTGCCCACAGTTCTTTTTCTAGGCATCATTTTTTTTGTCCTCATATTCTTTTTGTTTATATTTGTACAGGTTGGTCTCGTAACCGTGGCTTTCTCCAAGCTGGGCCTGACTGCGGGACAGGGATTCCTGCTGCTCATTGCTACTTTATTCGGGAGCGGGGTTAATATTCCGGTATTCCGTTCGGAAAGGCTGGTTCCTGATGTGAGAGTCAGGCGGGTGCGCATGTTCAATCCCTATTCTCCGCTGGATGCTCAGCGGGATGCGGCAACGCTGACCAATCAGGTGGTGGCTGTTAATCTCGGCGGCTGTGTGATTCCGGTATTGCTTTCTCTCTCTTTGCTCAGCAGGTCCGGTTTTGATTTTTCTATCCTGCTCTGCGTGGCTGTGGTCAGTGTGGCCGCTTATGTTCTAGCCCGACCTATTCCGGGAGTGGGGATCGGAATACCGGTGCTTATTCCGCCGCTGATTACCGCTCTTGCAGCCCTGATTTTTGTGCAGGGTGAAATGGCTCCTATAGCGGCTTATGTTGCAGGAAGTCTCGGGACCTTGATAGGTGCGGATTTGTTGCACCTCGCCACTCCGGCCACCCGGCGGGTACTTGATGCTCCAGTGGTTTCCATCGGCGGGGCAGGAACTTTTGACGGAATTTTTATCACCGGTATTTTGGCTGTTCTACTGGCCTGATTCTGATAAGGAGTTTTTTTGTGCTTAAATGTGATTTTTCTACGATAAAAGATGCAGGTGTCGGCAGTAGGATCGTGTTAAGTGATTCTTGTTTCCAGCCGCAAGGGTGTGTCTGTGTGTCCGTGTCTGGAGATGTAAGAGGGCTGCGGGCCGGGATGATACTTGAAAGCGACGGCGCTGGGCTGCTGTGCATTGTTTCGGGGGGCTGGACTTCCGGTGTGCCGGGAGCAAGATCGTGGACAGCAGAAGTTTTGGCAGAATTGCCGCATGGTGAGGTTGATCTTTACGTGAAGAAGGAGGGGTACTCCCTTGCTTATGTCACTTTGAGTGACAAAGGTGCAGCCGGGGAAAGAAAGGATGAAGCCGGACCGCTTATTGCTGAAATGATAAAAAATGCACTTCCGGTTTCCATTACTCAAGGGTATTTGATCCCTGACGAAAGCAGTGATCTCAAAGCATTACTCATGCATCTTGCCCATGTGGATGGTTTTGATCTGATCATGACCACCGGCGGGACCGGGGTCGGGCCGCGAGATGTATCCCCGGAAGCGACTCTTGCGGTGATAGAAAAGAGATTGCCCGGATTTGAGCGGGCCATTACTGCCACAGGACTGGAGAAGACTCCTCACGCCATGATTTCACGTGCCGTGGCCGGAACTTTGGGGGAGAGTGTTATTGTGAATTTCCCCGGCAGTCCTAAAGCAGTGCGGGAAAGTCTTGAGGCTGTTCTGCCCGCCCTGAAGCACACTGTCGATAAGTTGCAGGGCGATAAAACCGATTGTGCAATTGTTTCGTAGCGTTTTAAACAAAAATGATGCTTGATTCCTTGCGCAGGAACATCTATATAGATTTTGATTTTTGTATATTAATTCTTTCAAAGAAAATAACCGCACGTTCAGGATGTGTAGAATGAAACGCAATGTTCCGTTTTTATTAGTATTGATTTTCATGCTGTCATCAGTCTCCTTTGCATATGCGCAGGAGCAGGGTGAAGAGACTCTTGGTGAAGCTAAGGCTCCGGTTTCCATGGAAGAGGCTACCACTCAGGTACCTCAGGCTGTGACTGATGAAGCCAAGGATGCCGATATGACTCTCACTCTTGAGGAGTGCGTAAAGCTCGGACTGAAACAGAACCCGTCCATTATCGCAGCCCGTAAAGATCTGCTGGCCGCAGAGAGCGATGTTAAG
Encoded here:
- a CDS encoding MogA/MoaB family molybdenum cofactor biosynthesis protein, with product MLKCDFSTIKDAGVGSRIVLSDSCFQPQGCVCVSVSGDVRGLRAGMILESDGAGLLCIVSGGWTSGVPGARSWTAEVLAELPHGEVDLYVKKEGYSLAYVTLSDKGAAGERKDEAGPLIAEMIKNALPVSITQGYLIPDESSDLKALLMHLAHVDGFDLIMTTGGTGVGPRDVSPEATLAVIEKRLPGFERAITATGLEKTPHAMISRAVAGTLGESVIVNFPGSPKAVRESLEAVLPALKHTVDKLQGDKTDCAIVS
- a CDS encoding DUF1614 domain-containing protein, which encodes MRGPMFSLPTVLFLGIIFFVLIFFLFIFVQVGLVTVAFSKLGLTAGQGFLLLIATLFGSGVNIPVFRSERLVPDVRVRRVRMFNPYSPLDAQRDAATLTNQVVAVNLGGCVIPVLLSLSLLSRSGFDFSILLCVAVVSVAAYVLARPIPGVGIGIPVLIPPLITALAALIFVQGEMAPIAAYVAGSLGTLIGADLLHLATPATRRVLDAPVVSIGGAGTFDGIFITGILAVLLA